From Candidatus Nomurabacteria bacterium, one genomic window encodes:
- the rpmJ gene encoding 50S ribosomal protein L36: protein MKVRSSVKKMSPDDKIVKRRGVVYVINKRKPRHKQRQG from the coding sequence ATGAAAGTACGTTCATCAGTTAAAAAAATGAGCCCGGATGACAAGATCGTGAAGCGACGAGGCGTCGTGTATGTCATCAACAAACGGAAACCACGACATAAGCAACGACAAGGCTAA
- the rpsM gene encoding 30S ribosomal protein S13 yields MRISGITIPDEKHLSYALTAVYGIGLSRAKDILDELSIEHTKKPTELTTDEENAIREKVEGFQIEGELKRQVSANIKRLKDIGSYRGSRHAKRLPARGQRTKTNARTLKGVKKTMGSGRRKLEKT; encoded by the coding sequence ATGAGAATTTCAGGTATCACTATCCCTGACGAGAAGCATCTGTCATACGCCCTTACAGCGGTGTATGGTATCGGCCTTTCTCGTGCTAAGGATATTCTCGACGAACTTTCGATCGAGCACACCAAGAAGCCAACTGAACTTACGACTGACGAAGAAAACGCCATTCGTGAAAAAGTTGAAGGCTTCCAAATCGAGGGGGAACTGAAGCGTCAAGTTTCAGCCAACATCAAGCGTCTGAAGGACATCGGTTCATACCGAGGTTCACGTCATGCCAAGCGCCTTCCAGCGCGTGGACAGCGCACCAAGACCAACGCTCGCACACTTAAGGGTGTGAAGAAGACTATGGGTAGCGGTCGCCGTAAGCTCGAAAAGACCTAA
- a CDS encoding response regulator: MNILLFEDDFSWQRLLQIELEEEGHSVTVYGDGSVLRDPSFNIDKFDVVITDMEMPVDDGSVVIELVTTRDAELPILLHSFHYDGFFGGELWQLADISGKYPSVTYHEKQVGNTDYIYEFLEQVEQMYD; this comes from the coding sequence TTGAACATACTACTGTTTGAAGATGACTTTTCGTGGCAAAGGCTGCTGCAAATAGAGCTTGAAGAAGAAGGACACTCCGTGACAGTCTATGGAGACGGCAGCGTCCTGCGCGACCCAAGTTTCAACATCGACAAGTTCGATGTGGTGATCACCGACATGGAAATGCCAGTCGATGATGGGAGCGTAGTCATTGAACTCGTGACTACGAGAGATGCAGAGCTACCGATCCTGCTCCACAGTTTTCACTACGATGGGTTCTTCGGCGGGGAACTGTGGCAACTGGCCGACATCTCTGGCAAGTACCCCTCAGTGACCTACCATGAAAAGCAAGTCGGCAACACTGATTACATCTACGAATTCCTCGAGCAGGTCGAACAGATGTACGACTGA
- the rpsD gene encoding 30S ribosomal protein S4: MKIGPKFKIAKRLGAPIFEKTQSAKFELSLARGTNARRGRRPGQMSDYKRQLIEKQKMRFTYGISEKQLRRYVDEAVEKSHQPVALLMDRLESRLDNVIYRMGLAKTRRLARQIVSHGHICVNGKKMTIPSHRVKVGDVVSIREGSRQTGLFVNLSETHEAAGVPAWVTFDVKKMEGTMKSAAVYNPAESLFDPEQVMEYYSR, translated from the coding sequence ATGAAAATTGGACCAAAATTCAAAATCGCCAAGCGCCTCGGGGCTCCTATCTTTGAAAAGACCCAGTCTGCAAAGTTCGAACTCTCACTCGCTCGTGGCACAAACGCTCGCCGTGGACGTCGCCCAGGGCAGATGTCTGACTACAAGCGTCAGCTCATCGAAAAGCAGAAGATGCGCTTTACCTACGGCATCTCTGAAAAGCAGCTTCGTCGCTACGTTGACGAAGCAGTTGAGAAGAGTCACCAGCCAGTGGCACTTCTTATGGATCGTCTAGAATCACGTCTTGATAACGTGATCTACCGCATGGGTCTTGCTAAGACTCGCCGTCTCGCTCGCCAGATCGTGTCACATGGACACATCTGTGTGAACGGCAAGAAGATGACCATTCCTTCACACCGAGTTAAGGTTGGCGATGTCGTGTCTATCCGTGAGGGTAGCCGTCAGACCGGACTCTTTGTGAACCTAAGCGAAACCCACGAAGCAGCGGGTGTGCCAGCTTGGGTCACGTTCGACGTAAAGAAAATGGAAGGCACCATGAAGTCTGCAGCAGTTTACAATCCAGCCGAGAGTCTGTTCGACCCTGAGCAAGTAATGGAATACTACAGTCGATAA
- the rpsK gene encoding 30S ribosomal protein S11, with the protein MKKSGGSDVAGTSRALNRIPKRKLAVGKLNILATFNNTLVTLCDAKGNAVMSASSGALGFKGSRKSTPFAAAKVGEIIGEKAQQMGMKEADVVIRGVGAGRESALRAFAGKGISVTKITDQTPVPFNGPRAPKARRV; encoded by the coding sequence ATGAAGAAGAGCGGCGGCTCAGATGTAGCTGGTACTTCACGAGCACTCAATCGCATTCCAAAGCGAAAACTCGCTGTTGGAAAGCTCAATATTCTCGCCACCTTCAACAACACACTCGTGACACTTTGCGATGCAAAGGGAAACGCAGTGATGTCAGCATCAAGTGGTGCTCTTGGCTTCAAGGGCTCACGCAAAAGTACTCCTTTCGCAGCTGCGAAAGTGGGTGAAATTATTGGTGAAAAGGCTCAACAGATGGGTATGAAGGAGGCTGATGTGGTCATCCGTGGCGTTGGCGCTGGTCGCGAATCTGCACTCCGTGCATTCGCCGGCAAAGGCATCAGCGTGACCAAGATCACTGACCAGACTCCAGTTCCATTTAACGGCCCACGTGCTCCTAAGGCGCGTCGCGTATAG
- the infA gene encoding translation initiation factor IF-1 translates to MDQETSTVKDDLVYGIVDEALPNALFRVTVEGEEEPVLAYLSGKMRRFRIRVLVGDKVGMVTDPYGGKARITKRL, encoded by the coding sequence ATGGATCAAGAGACATCAACGGTTAAGGACGATTTGGTATACGGTATTGTCGATGAGGCACTGCCGAATGCCCTTTTTCGTGTCACCGTAGAAGGGGAAGAAGAGCCCGTTCTCGCATATCTCTCTGGGAAAATGCGACGATTCCGGATTCGCGTACTCGTTGGCGACAAAGTCGGGATGGTAACCGATCCATACGGAGGTAAAGCACGCATTACGAAGCGCCTCTAA
- a CDS encoding uL13 family ribosomal protein: MTTTENTTRIHTIDAAGKRLGKIATEAATVLMGKDQATFAKHIIEDVRVEIQNVSKMDIPEKKKGEIYQSYSGYPGGRKTETLEHLGERLGYAEVVRRTVRGMLPKNTHQDRLMKQLIVSE; the protein is encoded by the coding sequence ATGACAACTACTGAAAACACCACTCGCATTCACACCATCGATGCAGCAGGAAAGCGTCTTGGAAAGATCGCGACTGAAGCCGCTACCGTGCTCATGGGCAAGGACCAAGCAACCTTCGCCAAGCACATTATTGAAGATGTGCGAGTAGAGATCCAGAATGTCAGCAAGATGGACATCCCTGAAAAGAAGAAGGGGGAGATCTATCAGAGCTATTCTGGCTACCCAGGCGGACGCAAGACTGAAACCTTGGAACACCTCGGTGAACGTCTTGGCTACGCTGAAGTAGTACGCCGCACTGTTCGTGGCATGCTTCCAAAGAACACCCACCAGGATCGTCTTATGAAGCAACTAATCGTTTCTGAATAA
- a CDS encoding DNA-directed RNA polymerase subunit alpha gives MLETNVTLPSKPRVVSEEDNRGIFEIDGLYPGYGHTLGNSLRRIILSSLPGAAITQVKIDGVEHEFSTLSGVKEDVITILLNLRRVRLNLHSDEPMTIALKKKGTGVVTAADIECPSQVEVLNGDQQIAEITNKSTELVIEMTVERGLGYVPREVHQKDKVEIGTIAMDAVFTPIRRANYEVENMRVGDRTDYNRLRVIIETDGTYSAREALEKSIEIMIHQLKSIIGFQEEVTTAAAPVVEKEAEASEAPDQEVLKTRIETLDLTSRTLQALEEASIRTIGGLVRKKTNDILALDGIGPKGLDEIQELLGKMGLKLEE, from the coding sequence ATGTTGGAAACAAATGTAACACTCCCATCAAAGCCACGTGTGGTATCTGAAGAAGATAACCGCGGTATCTTTGAGATCGACGGCCTCTATCCAGGGTATGGCCACACACTCGGTAATTCACTACGACGCATCATCCTTTCGTCACTGCCAGGAGCAGCGATCACACAGGTGAAGATCGATGGTGTTGAACACGAATTCTCTACACTCAGCGGAGTGAAGGAGGACGTGATCACTATCCTCCTCAACCTACGCCGTGTTCGTCTCAACCTGCACAGCGATGAGCCAATGACCATTGCACTCAAGAAGAAGGGAACTGGTGTCGTGACCGCTGCTGATATTGAGTGTCCTTCACAAGTTGAAGTCCTTAATGGAGACCAGCAGATCGCTGAGATCACTAACAAGAGCACTGAGCTCGTTATTGAAATGACAGTGGAGCGTGGCCTCGGTTACGTGCCACGCGAGGTGCATCAGAAGGACAAAGTAGAGATCGGCACTATTGCAATGGACGCAGTCTTTACTCCGATCCGACGCGCTAACTACGAAGTAGAAAACATGCGTGTTGGTGACCGAACGGACTACAACCGCTTGCGCGTCATCATTGAGACAGACGGAACATACTCAGCCCGTGAGGCGCTGGAGAAGTCTATCGAGATCATGATCCACCAGCTTAAGTCGATCATTGGCTTCCAAGAAGAAGTCACGACCGCTGCAGCACCGGTGGTTGAAAAAGAAGCTGAAGCTTCAGAAGCTCCAGATCAGGAAGTTCTGAAGACTCGCATTGAAACACTTGACCTTACCAGCCGCACACTACAGGCTCTCGAAGAAGCGTCTATCCGCACTATCGGAGGCCTCGTGCGTAAGAAGACAAATGACATCCTTGCTCTAGACGGCATCGGACCAAAGGGACTTGATGAAATTCAAGAGCTCCTTGGGAAGATGGGTCTGAAGCTTGAAGAATAA
- a CDS encoding RNHCP domain-containing protein codes for MSSKKFTRTKEDFTCEKCGFFVEGNGYTNHCPKCLWSKHVDVNPGDRAASCQGLMEPIRVETKGDVYTITHRCTICNYEKRNKTTAQDDFDAILKIVTTPRE; via the coding sequence ATGAGTAGTAAAAAGTTCACACGCACCAAAGAAGACTTCACTTGTGAAAAGTGCGGCTTTTTTGTGGAAGGGAACGGATACACCAATCACTGTCCAAAATGTCTCTGGAGTAAACATGTAGATGTAAATCCCGGCGACCGAGCCGCTTCCTGCCAAGGGCTTATGGAGCCAATACGAGTTGAAACAAAAGGAGATGTATACACCATCACGCACCGCTGTACGATCTGCAACTATGAGAAACGAAATAAAACTACTGCTCAGGATGATTTTGACGCAATACTCAAAATTGTGACAACACCAAGAGAATAG
- the rpsI gene encoding 30S ribosomal protein S9, producing MSATKTVYVEGIGRRKTATARVRLTPASKTEIIVNDKPVAEYFQNLSHQKDIQSVLDTKDAGIQDYTITAKVLGGGISAQAEAIRLGIARALVKEKADRRSALKAEGFLMRDPRSVERKKFGLRKARKRPAWSKR from the coding sequence ATGTCTGCAACTAAAACCGTGTACGTAGAAGGAATCGGACGTCGTAAGACTGCCACCGCTCGCGTACGACTTACCCCAGCTTCAAAGACTGAGATCATCGTAAACGACAAGCCAGTCGCTGAGTACTTCCAGAATCTTTCACACCAGAAGGATATCCAGTCAGTACTCGACACGAAAGACGCTGGGATCCAGGATTACACCATCACTGCAAAGGTGCTTGGTGGCGGTATCTCAGCTCAGGCTGAAGCGATCCGACTCGGTATTGCTCGCGCCCTCGTGAAGGAAAAGGCTGACCGCCGAAGCGCCCTCAAAGCTGAAGGCTTCCTCATGCGAGACCCGCGTTCTGTTGAACGTAAGAAGTTTGGTCTCCGCAAGGCTCGTAAGCGACCAGCTTGGAGTAAACGATAA
- the rplQ gene encoding 50S ribosomal protein L17 codes for MRHANNTRTLSRTRSQRTALVRGLAVSLIRDGQIKTTLAKAKELQPNIERLITNAKKDSVSARRLAASKLGEPSETIIKKLFTEIAPKMADRNGGYTRVVKLGRTSPGRDEAIIEFVS; via the coding sequence ATGCGACACGCTAATAACACCCGCACGCTCAGCCGAACCCGCAGTCAGCGCACCGCGCTCGTCCGCGGCTTGGCGGTGTCTCTCATTCGTGACGGTCAGATCAAGACAACCCTTGCGAAAGCGAAAGAGCTCCAGCCAAACATTGAGCGTCTCATTACAAACGCTAAGAAAGACAGCGTTTCTGCTCGCCGCCTCGCAGCTTCAAAGCTCGGCGAACCTAGCGAGACCATTATCAAGAAGCTCTTCACTGAGATCGCGCCAAAGATGGCTGATCGAAATGGAGGCTACACCCGCGTTGTGAAACTTGGTCGAACTTCACCAGGACGCGATGAAGCGATCATTGAGTTCGTCTCATAA